TGCTCCATGTGAATATAGGCAAACCTTTTGTGGTCTCCAAACTTGCAAGAACTCCAACTTTTCTAAATTTCCCAGAAGATAATTACTGGTACAATCTGCAGCAATAATTTATTTTATGCTCGACTTCTCACCACTTCTTGAGAATCATCCTAACAGGCCATAGAGGCATACCAAATCTATTCCAAATGTATCTAGCAGCATCACCTTCACTTAATGTATGATGAATGGAATCACATTTTGGTCTTTGACAACAATTACATCTAAAAACTGGCCGGTTACCAAACTTGGCGATTATCTCATCAAAAGGTAATTTACTACGGCATAATCTCCAGGACATGAAGGAAATTTTGAAGGGAACGCACTTGTTCCATAGCCTGTAAAGTGCTTCATTTCTCTGCCTTTTGCATCTAGTGATCTGCCATGAAAATTTATTTGTGTATTTTTTATCCTCTATAAGGCTCCAGATGGCATAGTCTTATTCATTCTGCTCCCCAATCCTAAGGTTAGCTATATGTTGCACAGCTTCATTAGCTAGGATCATACCAAGTTTTTCCAGGTTCCATTGACCTTGTGTAATGTATTCCTGCACCTTAGCCTTTCTACTGCCCCCTGAATTAGGAAACATATTATCTAGAGTACCCTTCTCTGTCCAATTATCGAGCCAGAAGTTGCAAGTACCTGCATTTATTTTCCAAACAATATTTGCCTCCACTTGCTTCCTAACAAGAGTCATATGCTTCCACGATGGGAATCACCTGATACCCAAACTTTAATGGTTGGGTGAGCTCTAGCACAGTATTTTGCCTCAAGGAAAGAAGCCCACAAAGATGGTTGAGTTCTGAACCTCCACCATCTTTTTATAGCAAGAGTATTACTGATATCCTCCATGGTTCTAATATCAATACCTCCCTCATCCTTAGGAGTACATAAATTCTTCCGAGAACTCTAGTGATATTTAGTTTTATCACTTTTGGAGCCCCAAAAGAAATTAGCAAAATGCATCTCGAATAGGTTCAAAGTACCCTTAGGTGGACTCATAGCTGACAAAGTATACACAGGCAACGACTGCAATACACTTTTAATCAGCACTACTCTTCCTCCATATGACAACATCTTTCCCTACCAACCATTTAATCTTTTTACCACTTTAGTAACCATGCCATCAAATAATTCTAACTTCTTCCTTCCAATGTACAGGGAACAACCAAGGTAACTGAAGGGGAAATTTTTTTCCAAAAAGCCAGTACACTCCCTCATTCTATTAATTCTGTGTGCACCAGTCTTACGATCTGTGAGGAAGAAGCTCTTATCAGTGTTTACCTTTTGTCCAGAGGAGGCTTCATAGTTACTTATTTGCTTCATTATGAGCTTTACTGACTTATTGTTACTGCTGGTGAAGATGACTATATCATCTTCATAGGCTAGATGGTTAATGAGAGGGCCTCTGTGACTCATGGTGAAAGGAATTAAATCAACATTGTCATGAACAACATTAAGAGATCTAGACAAGACCTCAGcggccaaaataaagagagaaggTGATAGTGGGTCTCCTTGCTTAAGACCCTGTGAAGAGGTAAAAAAAACCTCTTCTAGTACCATTGATAATGATAGAATACCAAACATCAGCAATCACCCTCCAAATCATATCGATCCAAAATTCCTCAAAGCCAAACCTTTTTAAGACCTCTAGTATAAATGACCATGACATCCTATTTTATGCCTTAGCCATGTCAAGCTTAATAACCATATTTCCTCCCATGTTGGTCTtggtgatattttgaataatttcttgtgctaataaaatattttcggtgATGAGTCTACCCTTGACAAAACCACTTTTGGTTGTCTGAAATCAATTTGGGAAGAAGAGGGTTGAGCTTATCATCCAAGATTTTAGAAATGATTTTTTTGTTAAAGTTGCTAAGGTTGGTTGGTCTCAACTCAGAGAAGCTGGTGTGTGATTCAACTTTTGGAATTAAGACTAAGCAAGAGTGTGAGTAATATCTTGTAAGCTCCTTTCCTTTaaaaaatgccaaaataaaaTCCACCACATCCTTCTTAATGATCTCCCAAAAGGGTTGGAAAAATGTTCCACTATACCCATCTAGTCCAACGGTACTCTCTGCACTCAGACTAAATATTGTATTCCTGATCTCTGATTCATCTGAAAGCTCAGAGAGCATAGCATTTTCATCTTCTGTGAGGCATTTTGGTATACAACTAAGCACATTGTGATTGATCTCAGGTTGAGGAAGATTGAACAACTTGGAGTAGTGTCTGGTTGTTGTTCTTGCAATCTTATCATCACCCTCCACCCATCTACCTCTGTTGTTCTTTATTCTATGAAGCTGAAGCCTTCTTCTCCTTTATCTCAACATATAATGGAAATACTTAGTATTGCAGTCTCCTTCTTAACCACTTAGTTTGCGTCTTCTGTTTCAGAAGATTCTCTTGTAATCCCAACCAATTTGTGTATTCTTCATGAGCTTTATTTATGTCCTCCCTACTGTGTTCTGAATTCAGCTGAATATCAAGATCTTCCAGTATGTGTACATTAGCTTCCCATTCACTTACTTGCTGGCGAATATCTCCCACTTTATCTCTGGACCATTGATTGAGATTTTTACCAAGCTCCTGAAGTTTGCTCTTCAGCCTCCATATAGCATTCCCAGTAACTTGCACATCCCAAGCTTTTTGAAAAACCTCTAGGAAGTCCTGTTGTTCAGTCCAAAAATCAAGGAATCTGAAATATTTGATGACTTCTTAATGATCATTGTGACACTTCAAAAGAAGAGGTCTATGGTCAGAGCCAGTCCTTACCAGGTGTTTCACACAATTATGTTGAAAGACCTGACTCCATTGGTCATTCACAAGAATCTTGTCTAATCTTTTCTAAATCCTTTTCCTAAGTCCCCTATTGTTGCACCAAGTAAATCTGGGACCAGTGAAACTGATGTCACTAAATCCACAAGCTTCCATAGTAGTGATAAAGTCAAAAAATTTATAAGCTCTATGAGGTTTTCCACCTAATTTCTCTTCTGGATCCATGATAACATTGAAATCACCTCCAATACACCATGGGCCATCTATGAGCAAATTAATATCCACAATACTGCTCCAAAGATCTTTCCTTTCCATAGTTGTGCATTTAGCATATATTGCAGTAACATAAAGACCCTTGTCTTGCATATTATCtttaatattaagagtgatttgtTGATCATCTTCTGCAATAACTATAGGATCACATTGACTATTGCAGAAGCACCAAATTTGGCCACTAGGATTAGTGACACCATGTTGGAATCCCAAAAATCTCTTGTAACCTTCAATCTTGTTCTTATCAATAAAAGGTTCCATGATTGCAACAAAGACAACCTTGTTAATGTCAATAAGATATTTTAATCTATGTATGGCCTTTTTAGATTTCATCCCTTTATATTCCAAAATATTGTATTAATCATGGAATACTAGAGGAGTTATAGCATGTGTCTGAACCATTCCTCTATGATGAGGTGTGGTTCTGTCCCttgttcttcttcctctttttctttgttcacttcttcctcttctttctgACTCATTTGGTTCCTCTtgctctttgttttccttttcgtTGATTTGTCTATTTTCAGTGTTTCCCTCCCTGCTTTTTGAGTTCTTGGATTCAGGAGAGGTAGTTTCTTGGACTGATTCTATGTCCTTGTCAACATTCTTCAATTGAAGATCAGTATTTCCCGCATATTGATTATACTGGAGGTCCACACACTGATGGTTTTTTATCTCTGGGGCAAGGCTAGTTGATTCTATGTTCTGTATACTCTCTGCAACTTGATTCACTTCAGAGTTTTGTTCccagtctttttcagtttttactGCCtggtgtttcttcttcttttcctgcTTTTTATTATTTGCAATATTTGCTAATTTGATGTCTTCAGTGAACTGAATTGAAACTTCCATTACTTGAGCACTGGTATTTGATTTGTTGCTACTTCTATGTTGTTCATTATCATTTTCCTGTTCGTCATGTTCTTCCATCGCCAAGTAACTACTTTTGTTATCTTGCTTGCTATTAGAGATACTCTTGTGAGTTGCCTGGTGATCATTTGTGCCCTCAATTACTTGGACAGGGTGAAGTGAGCTACTGGCACTCCTTGGTTTCCTACTACCACTCTAGGACATAGCAGGCTTGAAAGTTACTTTACTCTTTTTTCTGggcatcttcttctttttttgtttcttcagctttctgacttggttcactCTTTCAACAACTCTAAGCTTATTATCCACTTCCTTCACCTTAATATTTTTCCTGGACTCAAAGATAGTCTCACCATGTTTTCCTGAATTTGCTAttacttctttttcatttctctactcttttcccttttgtttttgCCCCATCCATGTGGTCTGCATTCACAACTCCTTATTTTATATCATTGTCTACCACTCTAGGCTTGTTGGTCATAGTATTGTTTGTGCTGGTACCTGCTGTGTTTTTTAGTACATTATGTTTGTTAATCTTAGCTTCAGTTCCATATTCGCAGAATTCATCCCTTCAGCATCGATTTTCTTCTCAACAACTCTACATTGAGTTAAAGAGTGTCCCAACAGTCTGCAATGAGTACAAAATTTAGGAACACCCTCATATTCCAGCTTCTGTGTGAATCTTTTCAGCGGATTCTGCTCATCCTCTTATCCTACCCAAACGGAGTTTAGTTTAGGTTTGGTAAGATCAACCTC
This sequence is a window from Nicotiana sylvestris chromosome 3, ASM39365v2, whole genome shotgun sequence. Protein-coding genes within it:
- the LOC138886824 gene encoding uncharacterized protein, which translates into the protein MEEHDEQENDNEQHRSSNKSNTSAQVMEVSIQFTEDIKLANIANNKKQEKKKKHQAVKTEKDWEQNSEVNQVAESIQNIESTSLAPEIKNHQCVDLQYNQYAGNTDLQLKNVDKDIESVQETTSPESKNSKSREGNTENRQINEKENKEQEEPNESERRGRSEQRKRGRRTRDRTTPHHRGMVQTHAITPLVFHD
- the LOC138886823 gene encoding uncharacterized protein — its product is MKSKKAIHRLKYLIDINKVVFVAIMEPFIDKNKIEGYKRFLGFQHGVTNPSGQIWCFCNSQCDPIVIAEDDQQITLNIKDNMQDKGLYVTAIYAKCTTMERKDLWSSIVDINLLIDGPWCIGGDFNVIMDPEEKLGGKPHRAYKFFDFITTMEACGFSDISFTGPRFTWCNNRGLRKRI